A single window of Liolophura sinensis isolate JHLJ2023 chromosome 6, CUHK_Ljap_v2, whole genome shotgun sequence DNA harbors:
- the LOC135466536 gene encoding LOW QUALITY PROTEIN: dynamin-binding protein-like (The sequence of the model RefSeq protein was modified relative to this genomic sequence to represent the inferred CDS: inserted 1 base in 1 codon), whose amino-acid sequence MKAKVGQYVRAIHDFKTVQRGEITLRKGDVILISGCIDENWLCGRVGVHEGNFPASFVQHVDIPTIRNGQKLFVASENFPAQVEGDLEFRKGDMIVGLQKIDSNWWKGSVHGRVGIFPLTHADLLDTLDDIPPENVHEFGRQTSFGTSSGPPAGHQVEAEALVASTPQLDDELGFNKGDTILITEVIDADWYRGHCHGRSGIFLSDCVQVMGDLSVLGAEPVKPRPRSFSRTTGHSFEDTASLPHPSSTSSTLNKMTSNQDSPSGSHKGTSRSSSLDNRNRSASYNSENTRSRDNEVTPYAKTLYPFVSQAANELTFMDNEIVKLIKHVDDSWIEGEIDGKAGLFPASFVEIIVDCPYEFDEGMEPRLQAGGERPSGGPVTGDVREASKGPSGGVTEERYGLVLYDFTAESTRDLSLSEGDTIIVLRKIDDNWLEAKDESGNVGMCPVQFVELIGAEPPSLAGTVHKAKLDSQVDKHGRKSRDFDMTKLNGESEGKVKVFEDVDEVRENQSGISNHVDSDSSSYNIQKPDIISKRKPATPIVKPQIKPKPELKPKPLVAPKPVFKGGKSVQPKSRPNSTELFASSQLSTLDSLIKEELLRGVEETGRSRSSSLQSGGSSGSGGPGSAFDISGAEGPGSPGDMPMEVKPEISATEKRKPQKPAPPMKAIGRESVFCNKAYEDDQGRCEMGEPQKSVGQSTFFIESAGTDVDDLGGVGRTSVYGSKRPQPTRPPPTRRPPVPVSRSSTLDDAEVYRRPSLRKPPPPRPTGPRVASAPPKAVMTPVIMDPTVMTRVDAAAGALSTRPSRPAPPRPLPRSSPPQRPPPKPSPRSPTDLMSFSPNSTQDKTEDDCEAVADLRKRIAEVQTDLQKYLKSQQELEMMMSRVSDEDDKEEIEDNLTFYQANITGLSEELSKLTADLHQLTGEGDRSGKGTEEVLGAPRSVQQLRLEEEQEEQRKKREEEERREREERRVERERKRQNVIDELLQTEKDYLLYLQLVVEHFLGPSAEKMSSIDSEVLFGNMEEIADVAQKLLSAMKECVNGKPFSEQVVGRCFVNLAEDMKNAYAPYCRNHDDVHVLLEKYEENLAIQQHVDTVLDKIREKVNVFDLGSLLIKPVQRILKYPLLLNELLKTTEDDHPDKAELLQSINAMTDVATAINEYKRRKDLVFKYKKXTEEKFGDKIAKLNLHSLKKKSTRLRARLSTNLGISLQTKDETFHKYEARFRAMEKIVRTFVRDVQTYLDQIQESVLLQDAVAADITDYYDDRKDAHEVQKYQKALSTLATELFTQFRTTVEKLVLVPLNNLVSLFEGPSNVIQKRFDKLLDYDSLYKKVKDVDKSRVAKEALQAAKNDYEAMNAQLLDELPKLHQLSFSLLKDCMGAFVRAQRSFTDQTLNNMYPLLELPMLLTNGESVMETFNIKHVSAVDRISHYSFIPKGFNPRVEASKLEKRSKRNSLDPQMLRTPTSSPGSSLPPVAAQGSPQSPSQKVFVQQSYPPEKTYRVLHNYTALNVLDLTVWEGDVVGVIKSSDPMGDKDRWFVDNGEAKGFIPKKLLTPFQPSPGRVLDFSENLGLRMRCEDEAESELLGDEDVFTKLQVDWSAASPTLSSSNLHDTLPTANDPPPPYPDEFYCAEYAFSARNSNEVSLFEGQVVSVISKEDLDGNMEWWWVDADGQQGFAPAAYLSQIEDKTG is encoded by the exons ATGAAGGCCAAAGTCGGCCAATATGTCAGAGCCATTCATGACTTCAAAACGGTGCAGAGAGGGGAGATAACCTTGAGGAAAGGTGATGTGATCCTTATATCCGGGTGTATTGACGAGAACTGGCTGTGTGGGCGAGTTGGGGTGCATGAGGGCAACTTCCCTGCTAGCTTTGTGCAACATGTAGACATACCCACCATCAGAAATGGTCAGAAGCTCTTTGTGGCCAGCGAGAACTTCCCCGCTCAGGTGGAGGGAGATCTGGAATTCCGTAAAG GTGACATGATTGTTGGACTTCAGAAGATTGACTCTAACTGGTGGAAGGGCAGTGTCCATGGCAGGGTGGGGATTTTCCCACTAACTCATGCTGACCTGTTGGACACCCTGGATGACATTCCTCCGGAGAATGTTCATGAATTTGGCAGACAGACGTCCTTTGGCACAAGCTCTGGGCCTCCCGCTGGTCATCAGGTGGAGGCAGAAGCGCTGGTGGCGTCCACGCCACAGCTGGATGATGAGCTGGGTTTTAATAAAGGTGACACAATCCTGATCACTGAGGTGATAGATGCGGACTGGTACCGGGGCCATTGTCATGGTCGCTCTGGCATTTTCCTTTCTGACTGTGTCCAGGTGATGGGTGACCTTAGTGTGTTAGGAGCAGAGCCTGTCAAACCCCGCCCTCGCTCCTTCTCCAGAACAACTGGCCACAGTTTTGAGGACACGGCCTCCTTACCTCATCCCTCCTCCACTTCCAGCACTCTAAACAAGATGACGTCTAACCAAGACAGCCCCAGTGGCAGTCATAAGGGAACCTCCAGGAGCTCAAGTTTGGACAATCGCAATCGCAGTGCGTCATACAACAGTGAGAACACACGCTCACGGGACAATGAGGTTACACCCTATGCCAAAACCCTGTACCCATTTGTCTCACAGGCAGCCAATGAGCTTACTTTTATGGATAATGAGATTGTGAAGTTGATAAAGCATGTGGACGACTCATGGATTGAGGGCGAGATTGATGGGAAGGCAGGACTGTTCCCGGCCAGTTTTGTGGAGATCATTGTGGACTGTCCATACGAGTTTGATGAGGGGATGGAGCCCCGTCTGCAGGCAGGTGGGGAGAGGCCCTCAGGGGGCCCTGTGACTGGTGATGTGAGGGAAGCCAGCAAAGGCCCAAGTGGAGGGGTGACAGAGGAGAGGTATGGCCTGGTGCTTTACGACTTCACTGCCGAGTCCACACGAGACCTCAGCCTGTCAGAGGGAGACACCATTATTGTTCTCAGAAAGATAGATGACAATTGGCTTGAGGCCAAAGATGAGTCTGGAAATGTTGGGATGTGCCCAGTACAGTTTGTGGAGCTTATAGGAGCTGAGCCACCATCGTTAGCAGGTACTGTACACAAAGCAAAGCTAGACTCACAAGTTGACAAACATGGCAGAAAATCCAGGGATTTTGACATGACAAAGCTAAATGGAGAATCTGAGGGAAAGGTGAAAGTGTTTGAGGATGTAGATGAGGTGAGAGAGAATCAGTCTGGAATTTCCAACCATGTTGATTCTGACTCATCTAGTTACAATATCCAGAAACCTGACATCATAAGTAAAAGAAAACCAGCCACACCCATCGTGAAGCCACAGATAAAACCAAAACCAGAGCTGAAGCCCAAGCCACTTGTTGCCCCTAAACCTGtgttcaagggaggtaaatctgTGCAGCCGAAGTCACGCCCTAACTCAACAGAGCTGTTTGCTAGCTCTCAGCTGTCAACCCTGGACTCTCTAATCAAGGAGGAGTTGCTGAGGGGCGTAGAGGAGACGGGCAGGTCCAGGAGCTCCAGCCTACAGAGTGGGGGATCCTCTGGGTCAGGAGGCCCAGGATCTGCATTTGATATTTCAGGGGCTGAGGGCCCAGGTTCACCTGGTGACATGCCAATGGAGGTCAAACCAGAGATTTCAGCCACAGAGAAACGTAAACCACAGAAGCCTGCACCACCCATGAAGGCCATTGGCCGAGAGTCTGTGTTCTGTAATAAGGCATATGAAGACGATCAAGGCCGCTGTGAAATGGGAGAACCCCAGAAGTCTGTGGGACAATCAACGTTCTTCATAGAGAGTGCAGGGACTGATGTGGACGACTTAGGCGGGGTGGGTAGGACATCGGTATACGGGAGTAAGAGACCTCAGCCCACCAGACCACCACCCACTAGGCGCCCACCAGTCCCTGTGAGCCGCTCCAGCACCTTAGATGATGCAGAAGTTTACCGGCGCCCTTCTCTGAGGAAACCACCTCCCCCAAGGCCCACGGGACCCAGAGTGGCGTCCGCACCCCCAAAGGCAGTCATGACCCCCGTGATAATGGATCCCACTGTAATGACCAGAGTTGATGCTGCAGCAGGTGCCCTTTCAACGAGGCCCTCGCGACCCGCCCCACCGCGGCCTCTACCTCGCTCCTCACCTCCACAGAGACCACCTCCAAAACCGTCACCCCGCAGTCCTACAGATCTGATGTCCTTCAGCCCTAACTCTACTCAGGACA AGACTGAAGATGATTGTGAAGCTGTGGCAGACCTTAGGAAGAGAATAGCCGAGGTACAGACTGACTTACAG AAATACCTGAAGTCTCAGCAAGAACTTGAAATGATGATGTCAAGAGTGAGTGATGAAGATGATAAAGAGGAAATTGAAGATAACTTAACATTTTACCAAGCAAACATAACAGGCTTATCAGAAGAACTGTCTAAACTAACAG CTGACCTGCACCAGTTGACGGGAGAGGGAGACAGGAGTGGGAAGGGGACAGAAGAGGTGCTGGGAGCACCTCGGAGTGTGCAGCAGTTGCGGCTGGAGGAGGAGCAGGAAGAGCAGAGAAAGAAGagggaggaggaggagaggAGGGAGCGCGAGGAGCGGAGGGTCGAGAGGGAAAGGAAACGACAAAACGTGATTGATGAGCTGCTGCAGACAGAGAAGGATTACCTGCTCTACCTACAACTGGTTGTGGAGCACTTTCTGGGACCATCTGCTGAAAAG atgtcCTCCATAGACAGTGAAGTACTGTTTGGTAACATGGAAGAGATAGCTGATGTGGCCCAGAAACTGCTGTCAGCCATGAAGGAGTGTGTGAATGGGAAGCCCTTCAGTGAGCAGGTTGTAG GCCGATGTTTTGTTAACCTGGCTGAAGACATGAAGAATGCCTACGCACCTTACTGCAGAAAccatgatgatgtacatgttttgcTGGAGAAG tatGAGGAGAACCTGGCTATCCAGCAGCATGTTGACACGGTCCTTGACAAGATTCGTGAGAAGGTCAATGTATTTGACCTTGGATCTCTTCTGATCAAACCTGTTCAACGAATTCTGAAATATCCCCTGCTGCTGAATGAACTGCTCAAG ACAACAGAAGATGACCATCCTGATAAGGCAGAGCTGCTGCAGTCTATTAATGCCATGACAGATGTAGCGACAGCCATCAACGAGTATAAGAGGCGCAAAGATTTGG TTTTCAAGTACAAAA AGACGGAGGAGAAGTTCGGTGACAAGATTGCCAAGTTAAATCTTCATTCCTTAAAGAAAAAGTCAACTCGTTTGAGGGCCAGACTTTCTACTAACCTGGGCATTAGTTTACAG ACCAAAGATGAAACCTTTCACAAATATGAGGCTCGGTTTCGTGCCATGGAAAAAATTGTGAGGACTTTTGTGAGGGATGTGCAGACATACCTGGACCAGATTCAG GAGAGTGTCTTGTTACAAGATGCTGTGGCTGCAGACATCACTGACTACTATGATGACAGGAAGGATGCTCATGAGGTTCAGAAGTACCAGAAAGCCTTGAGTACACTGGCCACGGAGCTCTTCACTCAGTTT AGGACAACAGTGGAGAAACTGGTGCTGGTCCCACTAAACAATCTTGTCAGTCTGTTTGAGGGTCCCTCCAACGTGATTCAGAAACGCTTTGACAAACTGCTGGACTATGACAGCTTGTACAAGAAGGTCAAGGATGTGGACAAATCCAGAGTG GCCAAAGAGGCTCTGCAAGCAGCAAAAAATGATTATGAAGCTATGAATGCACAATTGTTGGATGAGTTACCCAAGCTGCACCAGTTGAGTTTTTCTCTGCTTAAAGACTGTATGGGAGCATTTGTGCGTGCTCAGAGAAGCTTCACTGATCAGACGCTGAACAACATGTACCCTCTGCTGGAG TTACCCATGCTGTTAACGAATGGAGAATCAGTGATGGAAACTTTCAATATTAAGCATGTCTCCGCCGTGGACAGGATCTCTCATTACAGCTTTATACCTAAAGGCTTTAACCCTCGAGTGGAGGCCAGCAAATTGGAGAAGAGATCCAAACGGAACTCTCTGGACCCTCAGATGCTGCGCACTCCCACG TCGTCCCCTGGATCATCCCTTCCCCCTGTTGCTGCTCAGGGAAGCCCCCAGAGTCCCAGTCAGAAGGTGTTTGTACAGCAGAGTTACCCGCCGGAGAAGACCTATCGTGTGCTGCACAATTACACTGCGCTCAATGTCCTGGACCTCACTGTGTGGGAAGGAGATGTAGTCGGAGTCATCAAATCCTCAGATCCCATGGGCGACAAAGACAGGTGGTTCGTTGATAATGGAG AGGCTAAAGGCTTCATCCCAAAGAAGTTACTCACACCATTCCAGCCCAGCCCTGGAAGAGTCCTTGACTTCTCTGAGAACTTGGGCCTGAGGATGAGATGTGAAGATGAGGCAGAGAGTGAGTTGCTTGGCGACGAGGATGTCTTCACAAAGCTGCAGGTGGATTGGTCAGCTGCTTCCCCAACCCTCAGCTCCTCCAACCTCCACGACACTCTCCCTACTGCTAACGACCCTCCCCCTCCTTACCCAGATGAG TTTTACTGTGCGGAGTATGCCTTCTCTGCGCGGAACTCTAATGAGGTGTCCCTGTTTGAAGGTCAGGTGGTGTCTGTGATCAGTAAAGAGGACCTAGACGGCAACATGGAGTGGTGGTGGGTGGACGCGGATGGCCAACAGGGCTTCGCTCCCGCGGCGTACCTCAGTCAGATAGAGGACAAAACAGGATGA